One Solanum lycopersicum chromosome 4, SLM_r2.1 DNA window includes the following coding sequences:
- the LOC101261617 gene encoding uncharacterized protein isoform X1 → MNNIEMGCLKSDDNDEIHSNVSVRKRFKFPKKFFDECNGVDHASVPRKVRSVIKKRIRKLISPPLPISKKANRMSDGAETLRKYGNKSKLNLTHCGSSRCIKEELDCPITKDEEEVAETLYALAGMIPDVDTLSESKINSQLPEVKSLDLPEPEASVIASGVVTTEQDIRTNSSQFSAEALKQFPDIAVSAGEAAKSKSFHDASPCDTFINTEQLEISSQQVVAYQANKQNTHKENRNNGSLLWPGLSAAGSSCSDILDSSPQFPIGKFPVWIGSAGTDHQAQNAKSCLPTMKDSQVPLELRKSFKRCAAHVYISRLTKGLQTSMRGDTVSSHPSQSSPPDGVKQEPPIIQNSPTVKVNDMHGIVSTGNVASTVEKNPTEVRNAILLHQRLLQDQQQASTTSGFNSLAKQNADFLSLSAGSYVIKGTNGGATIAGHNLDTPVTSQKHPALHFLLPQNGYSSAPFRYNPATAATQQLQVLLPPYLGGASFCPSREAAMALPRQMSQQNELQNAHFAAQYKFGGVSTSQMRDWQNAGRPMPIFGPSQAQLAASSSSMEALSSKYVPPLLNEQELMSISTSRTNSRIKGQYYSFPSGLEGSGHGLYPNNVPSLQLLCNDRR, encoded by the exons ATGAACAACATTGAAATGGGTTGTTTAAAGTCTGATGATAACGATGAGATTCATTCCAATGTTTCTGTTCGGAAGCGATTTAAGTTTCCCAAAAAG TTTTTTGATGAGTGTAATGGAGTAGATCATGCTTCTGTTCCTCGGAAAGTTCGTTCAG TTATCAAGAAGAGAATTCGCAAGCTCATCTCTCCACCTTTGCCGATTTCCAAAAAGGCGAATCGCATGTCAGATGGAGCTGAAACACTAAGGAAATATGGCAACAAGTCTAAGCTTAATTTG ACTCATTGTGGTTCAAGTCGGTGTATAAAGGAGGAGCTTGATTGTCCAATCACCAAAGATGAAGAGGAAGTGGCTGAAACCTTGTATGCTTTGGCTGGTATGATCCCAGATGTTGACACCTTGAGCGAAAGCAAAATAAATAGTCAACTTCCTGAAGTGAAATCTTTGGACTTACCAGAACCTGAGGCTTCTGTAATCGCAAGTGGAG TTGTAACAACAGAACAGGACATAAGGACAAACAGCTCCCAATTCAGTGCTGAAGCTTTGAAGCAGTTTCCAGACATAGCTGTTTCTGCTGGAGAAGCTGCCAAATCAAAATCATTTCATGATGCTTCCCCGTGTGATACATTCATCAACACAGAGCAGCTAGAAATTTCATCGCAACAA GTTGTTGCTTATCAAGCCAACAAACAAAACACACACAAGGAGAATAGGAATAATG GTTCATTGTTGTGGCCAGGCTTGTCTGCAGCAGGGTCATCTTGTTCCGACATACTTGATTCTTCACCACA GTTTCCAATTGGCAAATTTCCTGTCTGGATCGGGAGCGCTGGCACTGATCATCAAGCTCAAAATGCAAAATCTTGTCTACCAACCATGAAG GATTCTCAAGTTCCACTTGAGTTGAGGAAGTCATTTAAGAGGTGTGCTGCTCATGTTTATATAAGTCGGCTGACTAAGGGCTTACAGACTTCGATGAGAGGTGACACAGTCTCCTCGCATCCTTCTCAGTCCTCACCTCCTGATGGAGTGAAGCAAGAGCCTCCTATAATTCAGAACAGCCCAACTGTAAAGGTGAATGATATGCATGGAATTGTTTCTACTGGGAATGTTGCCTCTACTGTTGAGAAGAATCCAACTGAAGTTAGAAATGCAATCCTTTTGCACCAAAGACTCCTCCAAGATCAGCAACAGGCTTCTACTACATCTGGGTTCAATTCTTTAGCAAAGCAG AATGCAGATTTCCTTTCATTGTCAGCTGGAAGTTATGTGATCAAAGGCACTAATGGTGGTGCTACTATTGCTGGTCATAACCTTGATACGCCTGTAACCTCACAGAAACATCCAGCCCTGCATTTCTTGCTTCCCCAGAATGGTTATTCATCTGCACCTTTCCGTTACAATCCTGCAACAGCAGCAACTCAGCAG TTGCAGGTTCTGCTGCCTCCATATCTTGGAGGTGCGTCATTTTGTCCGTCAAGAGAAGCTGCTATGGCCTTACCAAGACAAATGTCGCAGCAGAATGAACTACAAAATGCCCATTTCGCTGCTCAGTACAAGTTTGGTGGAGTCTCTACCTCACAAATGCGAGACTGGCAAAATGCAGGGCGACCAATGCCTATCTTTGGACCTTCTCAAGCTCAATTGGCAGCTTCTTCTTCCTCGATGGAAGCACTTTCTTCCAAGTATGTTCCACCCTTGTTGAACGAGCAGGAGCTTATGTCCATTTCTACGTCACGAACTAATTCAAGGATCAAAGGACAATATTACAGTTTCCCTTCTGGCTTGGAAGGAAGTGGACATGGACTCTACCCCAATAATGTGCCTTCATTGCAGCTTCTTTGCAATGATCGTCGTTAA
- the LOC101261617 gene encoding uncharacterized protein isoform X2: protein MNNIEMGCLKSDDNDEIHSNVSVRKRFKFPKKFFDECNGVDHASVPRKVRSVIKKRIRKLISPPLPISKKANRMSDGAETLRKYGNKSKLNLTHCGSSRCIKEELDCPITKDEEEVAETLYALAGMIPDVDTLSESKINSQLPEVKSLDLPEPEASVIASGVVTTEQDIRTNSSQFSAEALKQFPDIAVSAGEAAKSKSFHDASPCDTFINTEQLEISSQQVVAYQANKQNTHKENRNNGSLLWPGLSAAGSSCSDILDSSPQFPIGKFPVWIGSAGTDHQAQNAKSCLPTMKDSQVPLELRKSFKRCAAHVYISRLTKGLQTSMRGDTVSSHPSQSSPPDGVKQEPPIIQNSPTVKVNDMHGIVSTGNVASTVEKNPTEVRNAILLHQRLLQDQQQASTTSGFNSLAKQNADFLSLSAGSYVIKGTNGGATIAGHNLDTPVTSQKHPALHFLLPQNGYSSAPFRYNPATAATQQVLLPPYLGGASFCPSREAAMALPRQMSQQNELQNAHFAAQYKFGGVSTSQMRDWQNAGRPMPIFGPSQAQLAASSSSMEALSSKYVPPLLNEQELMSISTSRTNSRIKGQYYSFPSGLEGSGHGLYPNNVPSLQLLCNDRR, encoded by the exons ATGAACAACATTGAAATGGGTTGTTTAAAGTCTGATGATAACGATGAGATTCATTCCAATGTTTCTGTTCGGAAGCGATTTAAGTTTCCCAAAAAG TTTTTTGATGAGTGTAATGGAGTAGATCATGCTTCTGTTCCTCGGAAAGTTCGTTCAG TTATCAAGAAGAGAATTCGCAAGCTCATCTCTCCACCTTTGCCGATTTCCAAAAAGGCGAATCGCATGTCAGATGGAGCTGAAACACTAAGGAAATATGGCAACAAGTCTAAGCTTAATTTG ACTCATTGTGGTTCAAGTCGGTGTATAAAGGAGGAGCTTGATTGTCCAATCACCAAAGATGAAGAGGAAGTGGCTGAAACCTTGTATGCTTTGGCTGGTATGATCCCAGATGTTGACACCTTGAGCGAAAGCAAAATAAATAGTCAACTTCCTGAAGTGAAATCTTTGGACTTACCAGAACCTGAGGCTTCTGTAATCGCAAGTGGAG TTGTAACAACAGAACAGGACATAAGGACAAACAGCTCCCAATTCAGTGCTGAAGCTTTGAAGCAGTTTCCAGACATAGCTGTTTCTGCTGGAGAAGCTGCCAAATCAAAATCATTTCATGATGCTTCCCCGTGTGATACATTCATCAACACAGAGCAGCTAGAAATTTCATCGCAACAA GTTGTTGCTTATCAAGCCAACAAACAAAACACACACAAGGAGAATAGGAATAATG GTTCATTGTTGTGGCCAGGCTTGTCTGCAGCAGGGTCATCTTGTTCCGACATACTTGATTCTTCACCACA GTTTCCAATTGGCAAATTTCCTGTCTGGATCGGGAGCGCTGGCACTGATCATCAAGCTCAAAATGCAAAATCTTGTCTACCAACCATGAAG GATTCTCAAGTTCCACTTGAGTTGAGGAAGTCATTTAAGAGGTGTGCTGCTCATGTTTATATAAGTCGGCTGACTAAGGGCTTACAGACTTCGATGAGAGGTGACACAGTCTCCTCGCATCCTTCTCAGTCCTCACCTCCTGATGGAGTGAAGCAAGAGCCTCCTATAATTCAGAACAGCCCAACTGTAAAGGTGAATGATATGCATGGAATTGTTTCTACTGGGAATGTTGCCTCTACTGTTGAGAAGAATCCAACTGAAGTTAGAAATGCAATCCTTTTGCACCAAAGACTCCTCCAAGATCAGCAACAGGCTTCTACTACATCTGGGTTCAATTCTTTAGCAAAGCAG AATGCAGATTTCCTTTCATTGTCAGCTGGAAGTTATGTGATCAAAGGCACTAATGGTGGTGCTACTATTGCTGGTCATAACCTTGATACGCCTGTAACCTCACAGAAACATCCAGCCCTGCATTTCTTGCTTCCCCAGAATGGTTATTCATCTGCACCTTTCCGTTACAATCCTGCAACAGCAGCAACTCAGCAG GTTCTGCTGCCTCCATATCTTGGAGGTGCGTCATTTTGTCCGTCAAGAGAAGCTGCTATGGCCTTACCAAGACAAATGTCGCAGCAGAATGAACTACAAAATGCCCATTTCGCTGCTCAGTACAAGTTTGGTGGAGTCTCTACCTCACAAATGCGAGACTGGCAAAATGCAGGGCGACCAATGCCTATCTTTGGACCTTCTCAAGCTCAATTGGCAGCTTCTTCTTCCTCGATGGAAGCACTTTCTTCCAAGTATGTTCCACCCTTGTTGAACGAGCAGGAGCTTATGTCCATTTCTACGTCACGAACTAATTCAAGGATCAAAGGACAATATTACAGTTTCCCTTCTGGCTTGGAAGGAAGTGGACATGGACTCTACCCCAATAATGTGCCTTCATTGCAGCTTCTTTGCAATGATCGTCGTTAA
- the LOC101261617 gene encoding uncharacterized protein isoform X4, which produces MSDGAETLRKYGNKSKLNLTHCGSSRCIKEELDCPITKDEEEVAETLYALAGMIPDVDTLSESKINSQLPEVKSLDLPEPEASVIASGVVTTEQDIRTNSSQFSAEALKQFPDIAVSAGEAAKSKSFHDASPCDTFINTEQLEISSQQVVAYQANKQNTHKENRNNGSLLWPGLSAAGSSCSDILDSSPQFPIGKFPVWIGSAGTDHQAQNAKSCLPTMKDSQVPLELRKSFKRCAAHVYISRLTKGLQTSMRGDTVSSHPSQSSPPDGVKQEPPIIQNSPTVKVNDMHGIVSTGNVASTVEKNPTEVRNAILLHQRLLQDQQQASTTSGFNSLAKQNADFLSLSAGSYVIKGTNGGATIAGHNLDTPVTSQKHPALHFLLPQNGYSSAPFRYNPATAATQQVLLPPYLGGASFCPSREAAMALPRQMSQQNELQNAHFAAQYKFGGVSTSQMRDWQNAGRPMPIFGPSQAQLAASSSSMEALSSKYVPPLLNEQELMSISTSRTNSRIKGQYYSFPSGLEGSGHGLYPNNVPSLQLLCNDRR; this is translated from the exons ATGTCAGATGGAGCTGAAACACTAAGGAAATATGGCAACAAGTCTAAGCTTAATTTG ACTCATTGTGGTTCAAGTCGGTGTATAAAGGAGGAGCTTGATTGTCCAATCACCAAAGATGAAGAGGAAGTGGCTGAAACCTTGTATGCTTTGGCTGGTATGATCCCAGATGTTGACACCTTGAGCGAAAGCAAAATAAATAGTCAACTTCCTGAAGTGAAATCTTTGGACTTACCAGAACCTGAGGCTTCTGTAATCGCAAGTGGAG TTGTAACAACAGAACAGGACATAAGGACAAACAGCTCCCAATTCAGTGCTGAAGCTTTGAAGCAGTTTCCAGACATAGCTGTTTCTGCTGGAGAAGCTGCCAAATCAAAATCATTTCATGATGCTTCCCCGTGTGATACATTCATCAACACAGAGCAGCTAGAAATTTCATCGCAACAA GTTGTTGCTTATCAAGCCAACAAACAAAACACACACAAGGAGAATAGGAATAATG GTTCATTGTTGTGGCCAGGCTTGTCTGCAGCAGGGTCATCTTGTTCCGACATACTTGATTCTTCACCACA GTTTCCAATTGGCAAATTTCCTGTCTGGATCGGGAGCGCTGGCACTGATCATCAAGCTCAAAATGCAAAATCTTGTCTACCAACCATGAAG GATTCTCAAGTTCCACTTGAGTTGAGGAAGTCATTTAAGAGGTGTGCTGCTCATGTTTATATAAGTCGGCTGACTAAGGGCTTACAGACTTCGATGAGAGGTGACACAGTCTCCTCGCATCCTTCTCAGTCCTCACCTCCTGATGGAGTGAAGCAAGAGCCTCCTATAATTCAGAACAGCCCAACTGTAAAGGTGAATGATATGCATGGAATTGTTTCTACTGGGAATGTTGCCTCTACTGTTGAGAAGAATCCAACTGAAGTTAGAAATGCAATCCTTTTGCACCAAAGACTCCTCCAAGATCAGCAACAGGCTTCTACTACATCTGGGTTCAATTCTTTAGCAAAGCAG AATGCAGATTTCCTTTCATTGTCAGCTGGAAGTTATGTGATCAAAGGCACTAATGGTGGTGCTACTATTGCTGGTCATAACCTTGATACGCCTGTAACCTCACAGAAACATCCAGCCCTGCATTTCTTGCTTCCCCAGAATGGTTATTCATCTGCACCTTTCCGTTACAATCCTGCAACAGCAGCAACTCAGCAG GTTCTGCTGCCTCCATATCTTGGAGGTGCGTCATTTTGTCCGTCAAGAGAAGCTGCTATGGCCTTACCAAGACAAATGTCGCAGCAGAATGAACTACAAAATGCCCATTTCGCTGCTCAGTACAAGTTTGGTGGAGTCTCTACCTCACAAATGCGAGACTGGCAAAATGCAGGGCGACCAATGCCTATCTTTGGACCTTCTCAAGCTCAATTGGCAGCTTCTTCTTCCTCGATGGAAGCACTTTCTTCCAAGTATGTTCCACCCTTGTTGAACGAGCAGGAGCTTATGTCCATTTCTACGTCACGAACTAATTCAAGGATCAAAGGACAATATTACAGTTTCCCTTCTGGCTTGGAAGGAAGTGGACATGGACTCTACCCCAATAATGTGCCTTCATTGCAGCTTCTTTGCAATGATCGTCGTTAA
- the LOC101261617 gene encoding uncharacterized protein isoform X3, protein MSDGAETLRKYGNKSKLNLTHCGSSRCIKEELDCPITKDEEEVAETLYALAGMIPDVDTLSESKINSQLPEVKSLDLPEPEASVIASGVVTTEQDIRTNSSQFSAEALKQFPDIAVSAGEAAKSKSFHDASPCDTFINTEQLEISSQQVVAYQANKQNTHKENRNNGSLLWPGLSAAGSSCSDILDSSPQFPIGKFPVWIGSAGTDHQAQNAKSCLPTMKDSQVPLELRKSFKRCAAHVYISRLTKGLQTSMRGDTVSSHPSQSSPPDGVKQEPPIIQNSPTVKVNDMHGIVSTGNVASTVEKNPTEVRNAILLHQRLLQDQQQASTTSGFNSLAKQNADFLSLSAGSYVIKGTNGGATIAGHNLDTPVTSQKHPALHFLLPQNGYSSAPFRYNPATAATQQLQVLLPPYLGGASFCPSREAAMALPRQMSQQNELQNAHFAAQYKFGGVSTSQMRDWQNAGRPMPIFGPSQAQLAASSSSMEALSSKYVPPLLNEQELMSISTSRTNSRIKGQYYSFPSGLEGSGHGLYPNNVPSLQLLCNDRR, encoded by the exons ATGTCAGATGGAGCTGAAACACTAAGGAAATATGGCAACAAGTCTAAGCTTAATTTG ACTCATTGTGGTTCAAGTCGGTGTATAAAGGAGGAGCTTGATTGTCCAATCACCAAAGATGAAGAGGAAGTGGCTGAAACCTTGTATGCTTTGGCTGGTATGATCCCAGATGTTGACACCTTGAGCGAAAGCAAAATAAATAGTCAACTTCCTGAAGTGAAATCTTTGGACTTACCAGAACCTGAGGCTTCTGTAATCGCAAGTGGAG TTGTAACAACAGAACAGGACATAAGGACAAACAGCTCCCAATTCAGTGCTGAAGCTTTGAAGCAGTTTCCAGACATAGCTGTTTCTGCTGGAGAAGCTGCCAAATCAAAATCATTTCATGATGCTTCCCCGTGTGATACATTCATCAACACAGAGCAGCTAGAAATTTCATCGCAACAA GTTGTTGCTTATCAAGCCAACAAACAAAACACACACAAGGAGAATAGGAATAATG GTTCATTGTTGTGGCCAGGCTTGTCTGCAGCAGGGTCATCTTGTTCCGACATACTTGATTCTTCACCACA GTTTCCAATTGGCAAATTTCCTGTCTGGATCGGGAGCGCTGGCACTGATCATCAAGCTCAAAATGCAAAATCTTGTCTACCAACCATGAAG GATTCTCAAGTTCCACTTGAGTTGAGGAAGTCATTTAAGAGGTGTGCTGCTCATGTTTATATAAGTCGGCTGACTAAGGGCTTACAGACTTCGATGAGAGGTGACACAGTCTCCTCGCATCCTTCTCAGTCCTCACCTCCTGATGGAGTGAAGCAAGAGCCTCCTATAATTCAGAACAGCCCAACTGTAAAGGTGAATGATATGCATGGAATTGTTTCTACTGGGAATGTTGCCTCTACTGTTGAGAAGAATCCAACTGAAGTTAGAAATGCAATCCTTTTGCACCAAAGACTCCTCCAAGATCAGCAACAGGCTTCTACTACATCTGGGTTCAATTCTTTAGCAAAGCAG AATGCAGATTTCCTTTCATTGTCAGCTGGAAGTTATGTGATCAAAGGCACTAATGGTGGTGCTACTATTGCTGGTCATAACCTTGATACGCCTGTAACCTCACAGAAACATCCAGCCCTGCATTTCTTGCTTCCCCAGAATGGTTATTCATCTGCACCTTTCCGTTACAATCCTGCAACAGCAGCAACTCAGCAG TTGCAGGTTCTGCTGCCTCCATATCTTGGAGGTGCGTCATTTTGTCCGTCAAGAGAAGCTGCTATGGCCTTACCAAGACAAATGTCGCAGCAGAATGAACTACAAAATGCCCATTTCGCTGCTCAGTACAAGTTTGGTGGAGTCTCTACCTCACAAATGCGAGACTGGCAAAATGCAGGGCGACCAATGCCTATCTTTGGACCTTCTCAAGCTCAATTGGCAGCTTCTTCTTCCTCGATGGAAGCACTTTCTTCCAAGTATGTTCCACCCTTGTTGAACGAGCAGGAGCTTATGTCCATTTCTACGTCACGAACTAATTCAAGGATCAAAGGACAATATTACAGTTTCCCTTCTGGCTTGGAAGGAAGTGGACATGGACTCTACCCCAATAATGTGCCTTCATTGCAGCTTCTTTGCAATGATCGTCGTTAA